AATCCGACGCCCAGCAGTGGCATTTTGCCCATGATGCCTTTAAGTTTGGGCAACATACGGGTGCCGCAGCTGTAACTCAGCGCCCCGGCGACCAGGAAGAACAGGCTCTTGGCAAATGCGTGGTTGAAGATGTAGGCAATGCCGCCATCAAAGGCCAGTTTTGAGCCATAGATAGCCAACGACAGAGCGAAGAAGATGTAAGACAACTGGGTGATGGTGGAGTAGGCCAGTAGCCGCTTCATATCTTTTTGCGGCAGATACATAAAGAAACCGTAAATCAAAGTAATAACCGCCATCACCATACCGACAGTGCCGATAATCTGCGGCACATCACCGGCGGAGTAGATGGCGCGAGCGAAGATATAGACGCCGACTTTGACCATCGACGCGGCGTGCAGATAGGAACTGACTGGGGTCGGGGCCTCCATCGCATCCGGTAACCAGATATGCAGTGGTAACTGGGCCGATTTCCCCCAGGCGGCAAACAGGATGCCACCGAATACAATGACTTTGGTGGTGTGGTCCAGTTGCGCCAGTGCCGTTAAAGCAAAGGTGCCGGTATTGACCAGTAGCACTGCTGCCGCCAAATACAGGCCGATGGCTGCCACATGGGTAACCAGCAAGGCTTTTAGCGCCGAGCGCAGTGACTTCTGGCTCTGGTAGTAACCAATCAACCCCCACGAACAGCCGCCGGTAATTTCAAAGAAGAACAGCTGTCCCAGCAGGGTGGATGATAAGACAAGCCCTGCCATAGCGCCAATGAATACCAATAGCAGCGCATAGTAGCGGTTGGTGCCTTCGTGCGGGTGCTCGCGATTACCTAATGTCAGATAGCCGGTGGAATAGATACTGACCAGCAAGCCGAGGAATACCACGGCGAAAGCAATTAAGGTGCTGATGCGGTCGATGGTCAGACCGAACAGTGCCATATCACCGTAATGAATCAGATCAAAAGTGACATCAACCTTGCCGCCACTCAGATAGACATAAGCCAGCAGAATGGTGCCGAGGGTGGCCAGCAGTGAGAAGAAAGTACAAGACCATTTCGCCCATTGCTGTGGCAAACAGGCGGTGAGAATGGCACCGGCAAACGGCAACAGAATCGTTACAAGGGCGATGTTTATCAGGACTGAATTTATAAGAGCCAGGTTATCCATGATGGGTTTATTAGCTCCTTAAAGGCCGGTGAGATAGAAAACCAGAGACAAGGCAGCGACGCCAAACCCCAGCCAGGTAACACGGGAGGTCAACAGGAAGCGCCCACGGGCAATACTGTTTTCCACGATGGAGGCCAGTACAAATACCACCACCAATTTAATAACACAGGCCACCAGCGCCCACAGCAAGCCCGGCCCACTCAGTACCGCCAGCTTGCCAAACGGGATAAATACGCCGAGGAAAAGCTGCGCCACCACTACCTGTTTCAGGCTTATGCCCCATTTGACCAAGCCCAGTGACGCACCGGAGTATTCGGTCAGTGGCCCTTCCTGTAGCTCTTGTTCCGCTTCAGCGACATCGAACGGAATTTTGCCCATTTCGATAAACACGGCGAAACCGCAGGCCAACAGCGCCAGAGCCGTTGCGGTCGGTGACTGCCAGTGCCCTTGAGATAAGGTAGTACTGATGGTGCCGATATTGGTTGAGCCAGCAATCAGCCCCACCACCAGCAGTGAAAGGATTAGTGTCGGTTCAACCAACACCCCCAGCGTCAACTCGCGGCTGGCACCGATACCGGCGAAGATACTGCCGCTATCCAGACCTGCCAGTGAGAAGAAGAAGCGAAACAGCGCGAACAGATACAGCAGAGCTATCAGGTCGCCTGCCACGCCAAAGGGGGAGGCCAGCGTGAAAATGGGTAACGTCATAGCAATCAATAACATGCTGCCCAGCAGTACATAGGGCATCAACCGGAAAATAATCCCAGCATTGGCCGGTGCCACATCCTGACGTTTCAGTAGCTTGGCTAAATCTCGATACTCTTGCAGGATGCCCGGCCCACGGCGCGAGTGCATTCTGGCTCTTACCATGCGCGAAATCCCCGCCATCAGCGGTGCCAGCGCCAGCATCACCAGCGCCTGCCCGATGGCGAAAGCAATCATAGAGAGCGCAGGCATATCAGTAGTTGGCATTGCTCGTCTCCTTAAATAGCCGCAATAATCAGCAGGGTTACCAGCGCGGCGACCACATACAGACAGTAGAGGCGGAAATCACCCTGTTGCAGCCATTGAATTCGTTGGCTGAGCCATTGGATAGAACGGATAAGCGGGGCCACTATTTTGTCATCCCAGACAGGTTCCACCCGGCCCGCACCACTGATGGAATATTCCAGCGCACGCTGCATCATCGGGGCGGGATCGAGTGTTTTACGCAGTCGATAGAGCGGGGCAAACATGGCTCGCAGGGGTTGAGTAAAGCCACCGGCCGAGACAGTCATGGCCTGCTCATAGGCATAACCGCAAGCCCACGGGTCGCCAGCATGACGAAATGCCAGGCGGCTGCCTCTGTATAAGCTGGCGACCAGTAGAATCACCAGCGGCAAAATCAATAAACCAAAGAAGATATATAGGGTGGACAGCATGGCCTGAGAGCTGTGTTGTGGGAATAACACCGCGCCTTGCGCTACCTGTAAAGAAGGCACCGGAGGGGCAGTTATCAAGCTGGAGGCAATGCGGCCAATCACCGGAGCGACGTGAGTGGCACCTATTCCCAAAACCAGGCAAAGCAGCGCCAACAACAGCATGGCGGTGGTCATCGGCCAGGGGACTTCGCGCGCAAGGGCGGCTTTTTCTGTACGCGGCAGGCCGCAGAAGCTGATGCCATAAACTTTCACAAAACACATGGCCGCCAATGCACCCGTGATTGCCAGCATCACAATGGCGATTGGCCCGGCGAGGCGGATAATAAAACCGCCGTCTTTGGTCATGGTAAACAGTGATTGGTAGGTGAACCATTCACTGACAAAACCATTGAATGGCGGCAGGGCTGAAATCGCCATACATCCCACCAGAAAGGCCAGTGCGGTATAAGGCATCATTCGGGCCAACCCGCCCATCTTTTCCATGTCTTTGGTGTGTAAGCGATAAATGACCGCACCAGCCCCGAGAAACAGCAGCCCTTTGAAGACGGCGTGGTTAAGCAGGTGGTAGAGCGCACCCAGTAAACCCAGCGCGGCGAGTACCGGCTGATGGCTGGCAATACCAATCATACCGACACCGACCCCCATCAGGATAATGCCGATATTCTCAACCGTGTGATACGCCAGTAGCCGTTTGATGTCGTGTTCGGCTAATGCGTACAGCACGCCCAGCACTGAGGATACGGCACCAAAGCCCAGCACCACCACACCCCACCACAGTTGGCTGGCACCGAGCAAATCAATGCCGACTTTGATGATGCCGAAGATGCCTATTTTCACCATCACGCCGGACATCAGGGCAGAAGCATGGGAAGGGGCAGCAGGGTGCGCCCGTGGTAACCAGCCATGCAGTGGCAGCATCCCTGCTTTGGCACCAAAACCGAAGAAAGCCAATAAGAAGATAACCGAGGCCATAATGGGTTGCGGATTAGCCTGCCGGAAGGCGGCAAACTCCAGACTGCCGCTCAGTCGGTACAGCAGGAAGAACGCAATCATAATCAGCACGGAACCGGCGTGGGCAATCAGAAAATAGAGTAAACCCGCGCTGATGGCATCGTCATCCTGATCGGCAATCACCAGGAAGTAAGACGCCAGCGACATCATTTCGAAAAAAATAATAAAGTAGAAAGCATTATCCACCACCACCAACGCCACCATTGAGGCGATGAATAGGTTCATAAACACCCCCATTCCCCACGCCCCGCGCCCTTTGTATTCCTGCACATAGGCCAGTGAATAGAGCGCGGTTATCACCACTAATAGTGAGATGACCATCAGCATAAATGCGGCTAATGGATCAAGACGCAAACTAAATGCGACAAACGGGAATGGCCCAGCGGTGGTGAAGGTGATAATCCCGCCGTCAAGTAGAGTGGGGGCCGCAGCAAACAAGCCCGCAAGGCCACCTAACAATGACGCCAATCCGGAGGCATAAATCGCGAGTGTTTCTCGTCGTGCCAGCAGCAGAGAAAGCAGTGCGCCAGCCAGATAAAGTAGTAAGGAGAGCCACAATAGCTCAAGCGAATTCATCATCTTTTCTGCTCCTCGTGAGAGATAGCTGACGAGGTGTCCACGGCCATAAAGGGCAGCTCGTTGGCAAACCCACTGGCGGCGGCCAGGCGCTTGGCGTGATTTGCCTGTTCAATGCTGTGCTCATCCACCAGCATTAAGGCGTTAGTCGGGCAGACCCGCACACATTCCGGCCCCTGAGATTGGAAGCTGCATAAGTCGCATTTCACGGCAACAGCACGTACTCCGGCATTCCAGGCAAGGAACGGATTCATGTTGGCCGGGCTAAATGGCACATCAGATAGCAGGGGCATCGGAATGTATTCAGGGAAATTTTCTGGCACTGCCAAGGGTTTACTGCCCGCCGGTGTGATTGCACCAAACGGGCAGGCGATACCGCAGAGCTTGCAGCCGATACAGGTGGTTTCATCCAATTCGACCGCGTTATTGGTCAGGGTAATGGCATTGACCGGGCAAACCCGCGCACACCATGCATCTTCACAGTGACGACAGAGAATCGGTGCCGTGACCGTGGCGTTACGCATAACAGTCAATCTGGGATGCTGTTGTAAACCCTTGGCTTTATGCACCTGGCTGCAAGCAGCCATGCAGGTATTGCATCCAATACAAAGCCTCGGTTCCGCAATCACAAAGCGGTTCATGGCTATACCCTCCGGGACAA
The sequence above is drawn from the Yersinia enterocolitica subsp. enterocolitica genome and encodes:
- a CDS encoding hydrogenase 4 subunit D is translated as MDNLALINSVLINIALVTILLPFAGAILTACLPQQWAKWSCTFFSLLATLGTILLAYVYLSGGKVDVTFDLIHYGDMALFGLTIDRISTLIAFAVVFLGLLVSIYSTGYLTLGNREHPHEGTNRYYALLLVFIGAMAGLVLSSTLLGQLFFFEITGGCSWGLIGYYQSQKSLRSALKALLVTHVAAIGLYLAAAVLLVNTGTFALTALAQLDHTTKVIVFGGILFAAWGKSAQLPLHIWLPDAMEAPTPVSSYLHAASMVKVGVYIFARAIYSAGDVPQIIGTVGMVMAVITLIYGFFMYLPQKDMKRLLAYSTITQLSYIFFALSLAIYGSKLAFDGGIAYIFNHAFAKSLFFLVAGALSYSCGTRMLPKLKGIMGKMPLLGVGFCVAALAITGVPPFNGFFSKFPIFAAGFSLSHEHWLLIPLLVLALIESVASFGWFLYWFGQTVPGKPSEEVASAKPLPLAMQGVLVVLVVMSVCSSFIAVAWLG
- a CDS encoding respiratory chain complex I subunit 1 family protein, with translation MPTTDMPALSMIAFAIGQALVMLALAPLMAGISRMVRARMHSRRGPGILQEYRDLAKLLKRQDVAPANAGIIFRLMPYVLLGSMLLIAMTLPIFTLASPFGVAGDLIALLYLFALFRFFFSLAGLDSGSIFAGIGASRELTLGVLVEPTLILSLLVVGLIAGSTNIGTISTTLSQGHWQSPTATALALLACGFAVFIEMGKIPFDVAEAEQELQEGPLTEYSGASLGLVKWGISLKQVVVAQLFLGVFIPFGKLAVLSGPGLLWALVACVIKLVVVFVLASIVENSIARGRFLLTSRVTWLGFGVAALSLVFYLTGL
- the hyfB gene encoding hydrogenase 4 subunit B, which produces MMNSLELLWLSLLLYLAGALLSLLLARRETLAIYASGLASLLGGLAGLFAAAPTLLDGGIITFTTAGPFPFVAFSLRLDPLAAFMLMVISLLVVITALYSLAYVQEYKGRGAWGMGVFMNLFIASMVALVVVDNAFYFIIFFEMMSLASYFLVIADQDDDAISAGLLYFLIAHAGSVLIMIAFFLLYRLSGSLEFAAFRQANPQPIMASVIFLLAFFGFGAKAGMLPLHGWLPRAHPAAPSHASALMSGVMVKIGIFGIIKVGIDLLGASQLWWGVVVLGFGAVSSVLGVLYALAEHDIKRLLAYHTVENIGIILMGVGVGMIGIASHQPVLAALGLLGALYHLLNHAVFKGLLFLGAGAVIYRLHTKDMEKMGGLARMMPYTALAFLVGCMAISALPPFNGFVSEWFTYQSLFTMTKDGGFIIRLAGPIAIVMLAITGALAAMCFVKVYGISFCGLPRTEKAALAREVPWPMTTAMLLLALLCLVLGIGATHVAPVIGRIASSLITAPPVPSLQVAQGAVLFPQHSSQAMLSTLYIFFGLLILPLVILLVASLYRGSRLAFRHAGDPWACGYAYEQAMTVSAGGFTQPLRAMFAPLYRLRKTLDPAPMMQRALEYSISGAGRVEPVWDDKIVAPLIRSIQWLSQRIQWLQQGDFRLYCLYVVAALVTLLIIAAI
- a CDS encoding 4Fe-4S dicluster domain-containing protein → MNRFVIAEPRLCIGCNTCMAACSQVHKAKGLQQHPRLTVMRNATVTAPILCRHCEDAWCARVCPVNAITLTNNAVELDETTCIGCKLCGIACPFGAITPAGSKPLAVPENFPEYIPMPLLSDVPFSPANMNPFLAWNAGVRAVAVKCDLCSFQSQGPECVRVCPTNALMLVDEHSIEQANHAKRLAAASGFANELPFMAVDTSSAISHEEQKR